The following proteins are co-located in the Deinococcus metallilatus genome:
- a CDS encoding DoxX family protein → MPTEELQKPTPGVLLLTALFAFAGVLHFVRPEPFDRIVPPQLPLPARTATLLSGAAEIAGGLGLLHPATRPAARWGLMALLLAVFPANVYMAQHAERFRPLPVWGLWARLPLQPLLMLFVWRAGRRAD, encoded by the coding sequence ATGCCCACAGAAGAACTCCAGAAACCCACGCCCGGCGTGCTGCTGCTGACCGCCCTGTTCGCCTTCGCGGGCGTCCTGCATTTCGTGAGGCCGGAGCCGTTCGACCGGATCGTGCCGCCCCAGCTCCCGCTTCCCGCCCGCACGGCCACCCTGCTGAGCGGAGCGGCGGAAATCGCGGGCGGGCTGGGACTCCTCCATCCAGCCACCCGGCCTGCCGCCCGCTGGGGGTTGATGGCGCTGCTGCTGGCGGTCTTCCCGGCAAACGTCTACATGGCCCAGCACGCCGAACGCTTCCGGCCGCTCCCCGTCTGGGGCCTCTGGGCAAGGTTGCCCCTGCAACCCCTGCTGATGCTGTTCGTCTGGCGGGCGGGGCGGCGGGCGGACTAG
- a CDS encoding sensor histidine kinase: MRGPRRPAGAWGGRGFRPGRRPRSGLRARLTRMFALVALLAVMLTTVLTVGATFRVLAQFGPQAGSQVGTGTTWDAATWQQVAGGAGRSIVRSAVQAALLSALLATVIAGLVTRQLTRPLARLAEGVGRLQAGDRSVQLPVPPRRDELRDLTLTFNDLTASLARQEAWRRGLVADIAHDLRTPLAVMRSEIEAMQDGVQATDAAALARLHGEVLLLARLVTDLRTLSLAESGALSLDLRTLDGGEALRGLAEAYAARAAEVGAALGVQAPAPVPLQADPDRLRQALQNLLDNALRYAAPGPVELGAWADDRGANLRVRDHGPGFQPDDLARAFERFYRADASRTRDPQGRASSGLGLAIARALVEAQGGQLTARNHPGGGAEFTLTFPDQTRMVTRAPSFSR; the protein is encoded by the coding sequence ATGAGGGGACCCCGGCGGCCTGCCGGTGCCTGGGGGGGGCGGGGCTTCCGGCCAGGCCGCCGCCCACGCTCCGGGCTGCGCGCCCGCCTGACGCGGATGTTTGCCCTGGTCGCCCTCCTCGCCGTGATGCTGACGACCGTGCTGACGGTGGGCGCGACCTTCCGTGTCCTCGCGCAGTTCGGCCCCCAGGCAGGCTCGCAGGTCGGCACCGGGACCACCTGGGACGCGGCGACCTGGCAGCAGGTGGCGGGTGGGGCGGGGCGCAGCATCGTTCGCAGCGCGGTGCAGGCCGCCCTGCTGAGCGCGCTGCTCGCCACCGTCATCGCCGGGCTGGTCACGCGGCAGCTCACGCGCCCGCTGGCCCGCCTCGCGGAAGGGGTGGGGCGGCTCCAGGCGGGGGACCGCAGCGTGCAGTTGCCGGTCCCCCCCCGCCGGGACGAGCTGCGCGACCTCACCCTCACCTTCAACGACCTGACGGCCAGCCTGGCGCGGCAGGAGGCGTGGCGGCGCGGCCTGGTCGCGGACATCGCCCATGACCTCCGCACGCCGCTGGCCGTGATGCGCTCGGAGATCGAGGCCATGCAGGACGGCGTGCAGGCCACGGACGCCGCCGCCCTCGCCCGGTTGCACGGCGAGGTGCTGCTGCTCGCGCGGCTGGTGACCGACCTGCGGACCCTGTCCCTGGCGGAAAGCGGGGCGCTGAGCCTGGACCTCCGGACCCTGGACGGCGGGGAGGCGTTGCGGGGCCTCGCGGAAGCCTACGCGGCCCGTGCGGCGGAAGTGGGCGCGGCCCTCGGCGTTCAGGCGCCCGCGCCCGTTCCCCTCCAGGCGGACCCGGACCGCCTGCGGCAGGCCCTCCAGAACCTGCTGGACAATGCCCTGCGGTACGCCGCGCCCGGCCCGGTCGAACTCGGCGCCTGGGCGGACGACCGGGGGGCGAACCTGCGCGTGCGCGATCACGGCCCGGGGTTTCAGCCGGACGACCTGGCCCGCGCCTTCGAGCGGTTCTACCGTGCGGACGCCAGCCGCACCCGCGATCCCCAGGGACGGGCCAGCAGCGGCCTCGGCCTCGCCATCGCCCGGGCGCTGGTGGAGGCGCAGGGCGGCCAGCTCACCGCCCGCAACCATCCCGGGGGAGGGGCGGAGTTCACCCTGACCTTTCCGGATCAGACCCGGATGGTGACGCGCGCGCCCTCTTTTTCCAGGTGA
- a CDS encoding GNAT family N-acetyltransferase, which produces MIRDRIGSDFPALERALREVHETDGYPSVWPADPRAFLAPPLTVSGWVAEFRGEVVGQVLLRGVPEQVPGWMSAAGLPAPEVLVLSRLFVAPAGRGRGLARRLFRTAWAGAQALGKRAVLDVHHRNLAAIRLYKSEGWQCVGTVDGDWLDPGGRVPRVHVYVAP; this is translated from the coding sequence GTGATCCGTGACCGAATTGGGAGCGATTTCCCGGCACTGGAGCGGGCGCTGCGGGAGGTCCATGAGACGGACGGCTATCCCTCGGTCTGGCCTGCCGACCCACGGGCATTTCTCGCGCCGCCCCTGACGGTGAGCGGGTGGGTGGCCGAATTCCGGGGGGAGGTGGTGGGCCAGGTCCTTTTACGCGGGGTGCCCGAACAGGTGCCCGGCTGGATGAGCGCCGCAGGCCTTCCGGCGCCAGAGGTGCTGGTCCTCTCACGTCTTTTCGTCGCTCCGGCGGGCCGTGGCAGGGGCTTGGCCCGCAGGCTTTTCCGGACAGCCTGGGCCGGGGCGCAGGCCCTGGGCAAGCGTGCCGTTCTCGACGTTCACCACAGGAATCTGGCCGCTATCCGCCTCTACAAGAGCGAGGGCTGGCAGTGCGTCGGCACGGTGGACGGCGACTGGCTCGACCCTGGCGGGCGCGTGCCGCGCGTCCACGTCTACGTCGCGCCTTGA
- the wrbA gene encoding NAD(P)H:quinone oxidoreductase — protein sequence MTNPSPVKLAIVYYSTYGTNYQMAQAAAGAAREAGAEVRVLKVRETAPQAVIDTQDAWKAQQERMADVPEATPADLEWADAYLFSSPTRFGGAASQMRAFIDTLGGLWATGKLANKTFSAMTSAQNPHGGQETTLLTLYITAMHWGSIIVTPGYTDPAIFAAGGNPYGASVTANGEPLSEADRANIRYQTQRLVEITRKLKD from the coding sequence ATGACGAACCCTTCCCCGGTCAAGCTCGCCATCGTCTACTACTCCACCTACGGCACGAACTACCAGATGGCCCAGGCCGCCGCCGGGGCCGCCCGTGAAGCCGGGGCGGAAGTGCGGGTGCTGAAGGTCAGGGAAACCGCCCCGCAGGCCGTGATCGATACCCAGGACGCCTGGAAGGCCCAGCAGGAGCGCATGGCCGACGTGCCCGAGGCCACGCCCGCCGATCTGGAATGGGCGGACGCCTACCTCTTCAGCAGCCCCACCCGCTTCGGCGGCGCGGCCAGCCAGATGCGCGCCTTTATCGACACGCTGGGCGGCCTGTGGGCCACGGGCAAGCTCGCCAACAAGACCTTCAGCGCGATGACCAGCGCGCAGAACCCCCACGGCGGACAGGAAACGACCCTCCTGACGCTGTACATCACGGCGATGCACTGGGGCAGCATCATCGTGACGCCCGGCTACACCGATCCGGCGATCTTCGCGGCGGGCGGCAACCCCTACGGCGCGAGCGTGACCGCGAACGGCGAGCCGCTCAGCGAGGCGGACCGGGCCAACATCCGCTACCAGACGCAGCGGCTGGTCGAGATCACGCGGAAGCTGAAGGACTGA
- a CDS encoding IS1 family transposase encodes MNDPVCPRCHGVHIVKNGQAHTGKQRYLCRECRYQFTPDATWHRISPEKEAEVDRLLTERLSHRGICRVAGVSRCWFRLHLKKLKKTVLHSIPEEQPQAKKA; translated from the coding sequence ATGAACGACCCGGTCTGCCCCAGGTGCCATGGCGTTCACATCGTCAAAAATGGGCAGGCCCACACGGGGAAACAGCGCTACCTGTGTCGTGAATGCCGGTACCAGTTCACCCCTGACGCCACCTGGCACCGCATTTCGCCTGAAAAAGAGGCTGAAGTAGACCGCCTGCTGACCGAACGCCTCTCCCATCGCGGCATCTGTCGGGTTGCCGGGGTCAGTCGTTGCTGGTTCCGTCTTCACCTCAAAAAGCTTAAAAAGACCGTTTTGCACAGCATTCCTGAAGAACAACCCCAAGCAAAAAAAGCCTGA
- a CDS encoding SHOCT domain-containing protein — translation MFVDVIINNAAPGTPVQVIPQPYGGPYPPGSYGYGPGYGPGLHGGFLLFPLLLIIGAVLFLRRWGWRHRPQFTDGGRLGEEVRATFRRGRARFLEGHALEIARERYAKGEINADEYETLRRTLMDEGPRAPQGRDEPRQDL, via the coding sequence ATGTTTGTGGACGTGATCATCAACAACGCGGCGCCCGGCACCCCGGTGCAGGTCATCCCCCAGCCCTACGGTGGGCCGTATCCGCCCGGGTCCTACGGCTACGGTCCGGGGTATGGGCCTGGGCTGCACGGCGGCTTCCTCCTGTTCCCCCTCCTGCTGATCATCGGCGCGGTGCTTTTCCTGCGCCGCTGGGGCTGGAGGCACCGCCCGCAGTTCACGGACGGCGGGCGACTGGGGGAGGAGGTCCGCGCCACCTTCCGGCGGGGGCGGGCACGCTTTCTGGAGGGCCACGCGCTGGAGATTGCCCGTGAACGTTATGCGAAAGGCGAGATCAACGCGGACGAGTACGAAACCCTGCGGCGGACGCTGATGGATGAAGGGCCGCGCGCCCCGCAAGGCCGGGACGAACCCCGGCAGGACCTCTGA
- a CDS encoding metallophosphoesterase family protein: MKVAVISDVHGNAFALEAVLRELRAAAPDLTVNLGDQVEGSADPARAAALQLGLARQGALEVRGNNEEKLWPGGRRSPLAREYGAWLGTQVDPGELARLAALPLTARALDGALFACHGTPTSAWDSLLWVWQPEGESGGFYRAREPRELCALVEPLGAEVVLCGHTHRPGATRVGDTLVVNAGAVSDQVDGDPRARWTLLTRGPQGWAVDFRAVPYDIGAAVRWSEEHSPFGPGEGELLRSGTFDSRGA, from the coding sequence ATGAAGGTGGCCGTGATCAGTGACGTGCATGGCAACGCTTTTGCACTGGAGGCCGTGCTGCGCGAGCTTCGGGCGGCGGCCCCCGACCTGACCGTGAACCTGGGCGATCAGGTGGAGGGGTCGGCGGACCCGGCGCGGGCAGCGGCCCTGCAACTTGGCCTCGCGCGCCAGGGGGCGCTGGAGGTCCGGGGCAACAACGAGGAGAAGCTCTGGCCGGGCGGGCGGCGCTCCCCCCTCGCCCGCGAGTACGGGGCCTGGCTGGGGACGCAGGTGGACCCGGGGGAGCTGGCGCGGCTGGCGGCCCTGCCCCTCACGGCCCGCGCGCTGGACGGGGCGCTCTTTGCCTGTCACGGCACGCCGACGAGTGCCTGGGACAGCCTGCTGTGGGTCTGGCAGCCGGAGGGGGAGAGCGGAGGGTTCTACCGGGCACGCGAACCGCGTGAACTGTGCGCCCTGGTCGAACCGCTGGGTGCGGAGGTCGTGCTGTGCGGCCACACCCACCGTCCCGGCGCGACCCGTGTGGGCGACACGCTGGTGGTCAACGCGGGCGCGGTCAGTGATCAGGTGGACGGCGACCCGCGGGCCCGCTGGACGCTGCTGACGCGCGGGCCGCAGGGCTGGGCGGTGGACTTTCGCGCGGTGCCCTACGACATCGGGGCCGCCGTGCGCTGGTCGGAGGAACATTCGCCTTTTGGCCCGGGGGAGGGCGAGCTGCTGCGCTCGGGCACCTTTGACAGCCGGGGCGCGTAG
- the pgm gene encoding phosphoglucomutase (alpha-D-glucose-1,6-bisphosphate-dependent), translating to MTLSPLAGKMAPQSLLTNVPRLIAYYYEKRPDVQDPAQRVAFGTSGHRGTSLDGSFNEAHILAISQAVAEHRAAAGITGPLYLGLDTHALSEPAWITALEVLVANGVRVRAQPGFFTPTPLVSHAILNHNRAGVGDVADGIVITPSHNPPQDGGFKYNPPSGGPADTDITKAVQNRANALLEGGLRDVKRVSLADALAALDPFDFITPYVAELDQVIDLDAIRQSGVRLGVDPLGGSSLPVWEAIRDTHGLNLTIVNDRIDPQFAFMSVDKDGKIRMDCSSPYAMASLLRLKGDFDVAIGNDPDADRHGIVTVDGLMNPNHYLSVMIDYLFQNRPGWSAEAGVGKTVVSSALIDRVTAGLGRRLVEVPVGFKYFVEGLLTGSLGFGGEESAGASFLRMDGGAWSTDKDGIIAGLLAAEITARTGQTPSQRFAALTERYGETAYARQDAPANAAQKKVLANLSPEQVTATTLAGDPITAKLTRAPGNGEPIGGLKVTTDFAWFAARPSGTEDVYKIYAESFKGEAHLREVLAEAREVVDAAFKAGGAE from the coding sequence ATGACGCTGAGTCCTCTGGCCGGGAAAATGGCTCCACAGTCCCTCCTGACGAACGTTCCCCGCCTGATTGCGTACTACTACGAGAAGCGCCCGGACGTGCAGGACCCGGCCCAGCGCGTGGCCTTCGGCACCAGCGGGCACCGGGGAACGTCACTGGACGGCTCCTTCAACGAGGCGCACATCCTGGCGATCAGCCAGGCGGTGGCCGAGCACCGCGCGGCGGCGGGCATCACCGGGCCGCTCTACCTGGGCCTCGACACCCACGCCCTCAGCGAACCCGCCTGGATCACCGCCCTGGAGGTGCTGGTCGCCAACGGTGTGCGGGTGCGGGCGCAGCCGGGCTTCTTCACCCCCACGCCCCTCGTCAGCCACGCGATCCTCAACCACAACCGGGCGGGCGTGGGCGACGTGGCGGACGGTATCGTGATCACGCCCAGCCACAACCCCCCGCAGGACGGCGGCTTCAAGTACAACCCGCCTTCGGGCGGCCCCGCCGACACCGACATCACCAAAGCCGTGCAGAACCGGGCGAACGCCCTGCTGGAAGGTGGGCTGCGGGACGTGAAGCGCGTTTCGCTGGCGGACGCCCTCGCCGCCCTCGACCCCTTCGACTTCATCACGCCGTATGTCGCGGAACTGGATCAGGTGATCGACCTGGACGCCATCCGGCAAAGCGGGGTGCGCCTGGGTGTCGATCCCCTCGGCGGCTCCAGCCTGCCGGTCTGGGAGGCGATCCGCGACACGCACGGCCTGAACCTCACCATCGTGAACGACCGGATCGATCCGCAGTTCGCCTTTATGAGCGTGGACAAGGACGGCAAGATCCGGATGGACTGCTCCAGCCCCTACGCGATGGCGAGCCTGCTGCGCCTGAAGGGCGACTTCGACGTTGCCATCGGCAACGACCCCGACGCCGACCGCCACGGCATCGTGACAGTGGACGGTCTGATGAATCCCAACCACTACCTCTCGGTGATGATCGACTACCTCTTCCAGAACCGCCCCGGCTGGAGCGCGGAGGCGGGCGTGGGCAAGACGGTGGTGTCGAGCGCCCTGATCGACCGCGTGACGGCGGGGCTGGGGCGGCGGCTGGTGGAGGTGCCCGTCGGGTTCAAGTACTTTGTGGAAGGGCTGCTGACCGGCTCCCTCGGCTTCGGTGGCGAGGAGAGCGCCGGGGCGAGTTTCCTGCGGATGGACGGCGGCGCGTGGAGCACCGACAAGGACGGCATCATCGCGGGGCTGCTGGCCGCCGAGATCACCGCGAGGACCGGGCAGACGCCCTCGCAACGCTTCGCCGCGTTGACGGAACGGTACGGCGAAACCGCCTACGCCCGCCAGGACGCGCCCGCCAACGCCGCCCAGAAAAAGGTGCTGGCGAACCTCAGCCCCGAACAGGTGACGGCCACCACCCTGGCGGGCGATCCGATCACGGCCAAGCTCACCCGCGCGCCCGGCAACGGGGAACCCATCGGCGGCCTGAAGGTGACCACCGACTTCGCCTGGTTCGCCGCCCGCCCCAGCGGCACCGAGGACGTGTACAAGATCTACGCCGAGAGCTTCAAGGGCGAGGCCCACCTGCGCGAGGTCCTGGCTGAAGCGCGCGAGGTCGTGGACGCGGCCTTCAAGGCGGGAGGGGCCGAGTGA
- a CDS encoding IS1 family transposase, translating to MDRASRRIVGCFFGQRDATGAFGLWQSLPTPYLDAVCPTDRLSAYKGVVFGGLHRIGGTQHIERFNATLRAKLPFLVRKSLSFCRQQANLELIVWLFLHRDNASLP from the coding sequence ATGGACCGAGCTTCCCGACGGATCGTCGGCTGCTTTTTCGGGCAGCGTGACGCAACAGGTGCCTTTGGCCTCTGGCAGAGCCTCCCCACACCCTACCTGGATGCGGTCTGTCCTACAGACCGCTTGTCGGCCTACAAAGGGGTGGTCTTCGGAGGACTGCATCGGATTGGCGGAACTCAGCACATCGAGCGCTTCAATGCCACCCTCCGTGCCAAATTGCCCTTCCTGGTCCGCAAAAGTCTCTCGTTCTGCCGTCAGCAGGCCAACCTCGAACTCATCGTCTGGCTCTTCCTCCACCGCGACAACGCGTCATTACCCTGA
- the dcd gene encoding dCTP deaminase produces the protein MSILPDWRIRELARAGMIEPFEDRLVRTAENGHVISYGLSSFGYDLRCADEWKVFTNVYGALVDPKNFDERSFVDIQANEIIIPPNSFVLARSLEYMRIPENVMVVALGKSTYARCGIVANVTPLEPGWEGHVTLEFSNTTPLPAKMYANEGCVQLLFFEGERPEVTYGDRGGKYQGQQGVTLPRL, from the coding sequence ATGAGCATCCTCCCGGACTGGCGCATCCGTGAACTCGCCCGAGCTGGCATGATCGAACCCTTCGAGGATCGCCTGGTCCGCACTGCCGAAAACGGGCATGTCATCAGCTACGGCCTCTCCAGCTTCGGCTACGACCTGCGCTGCGCCGACGAGTGGAAGGTGTTTACCAATGTTTACGGCGCCCTGGTGGACCCCAAGAACTTCGATGAACGCTCCTTCGTGGATATTCAGGCGAATGAAATTATCATTCCGCCCAACAGTTTTGTATTGGCTCGCAGCCTGGAATACATGCGAATTCCCGAGAACGTGATGGTGGTGGCGCTGGGAAAAAGCACGTATGCACGTTGCGGCATCGTCGCAAATGTGACGCCTTTAGAACCCGGCTGGGAAGGCCACGTCACCCTGGAGTTTTCCAATACAACGCCCCTGCCCGCCAAGATGTACGCCAATGAGGGCTGTGTGCAGCTCCTCTTCTTTGAAGGTGAGCGGCCTGAAGTGACGTATGGGGACCGTGGGGGCAAGTATCAGGGCCAGCAGGGTGTGACGCTGCCACGCCTGTGA
- a CDS encoding acyl-CoA thioesterase: MTRPTPEPRSAYPHHHPTPTRWADNDVYGHVNNVTYYAYFDTAVNAYLASRGALDLQAGEVIGLVVETGCAFFAPAAFPELLSVGVRVAHLGRSSVRYELAVFREGEETACAQGHFIHVYVDRATRRPVELPGVLRAALEGLQA; the protein is encoded by the coding sequence ATGACCCGCCCCACGCCCGAGCCCCGCAGCGCCTACCCCCACCACCATCCCACGCCGACGCGCTGGGCCGACAACGACGTGTACGGGCACGTCAACAACGTCACCTACTACGCCTACTTCGACACCGCCGTGAATGCCTACCTTGCCTCAAGGGGGGCACTGGACCTCCAGGCGGGTGAAGTCATCGGCCTCGTGGTCGAAACCGGCTGCGCCTTCTTCGCCCCGGCAGCCTTCCCCGAGCTGCTCAGCGTCGGCGTCCGGGTGGCCCACCTGGGGCGCAGCAGCGTGCGCTACGAACTGGCCGTGTTCCGCGAAGGGGAGGAGACGGCCTGCGCGCAGGGCCACTTCATCCATGTGTACGTGGACCGGGCCACCCGGCGCCCGGTCGAGCTTCCGGGCGTGCTGCGGGCGGCGCTGGAGGGTCTACAAGCCTAG
- the glpX gene encoding class II fructose-bisphosphatase: MSGKGQGTAARTDNFEHALVLETARVTEGAALAASRWVGMGDKNAVDGAGTEAMRELLNSLDIRGTVVIGEGEMDEAPMLYIGEQLGQGRYEVDIAVDPVEGTNVTAKGLPNGLAVIALSERGGLMHAPDCYMEKLVVPPPAAGRVHLEWPVEANLAALAQSLDRGVEDLLVTILDRERHEGLIRRVRAAGARVKLIGDGDVVASLAVGVRGTGVHALMGSGGAPEGVLSAAAMKCLGAEIQGRFIAEDDAMRERFQAMGVDENRVYKTDELASGSQIVFSATGITYGELLNGVRRFGGGARTHTLVMGYASRVVRFIDTVHLEKEGARVTIRV, translated from the coding sequence ATGAGCGGCAAAGGGCAGGGGACGGCAGCCAGAACGGACAACTTCGAGCACGCGCTGGTGCTGGAGACGGCGCGGGTGACCGAGGGGGCGGCGCTGGCCGCGAGCCGCTGGGTAGGCATGGGCGACAAGAACGCGGTGGACGGCGCGGGCACCGAGGCCATGCGCGAACTGCTGAACAGCCTGGATATCCGGGGCACGGTGGTGATCGGCGAGGGCGAGATGGACGAGGCGCCCATGCTGTACATCGGCGAGCAGCTCGGGCAGGGGCGCTACGAGGTGGACATCGCGGTGGACCCGGTGGAGGGCACCAACGTGACCGCCAAGGGGCTGCCCAACGGCCTGGCGGTGATCGCCCTCTCCGAGCGCGGCGGCCTGATGCACGCGCCCGACTGCTACATGGAAAAACTGGTGGTGCCGCCCCCCGCGGCGGGCCGGGTCCACCTGGAGTGGCCGGTGGAGGCCAACCTCGCCGCCCTCGCCCAGAGCCTGGACCGCGGCGTGGAGGACCTGCTGGTGACCATCCTCGACCGCGAGCGGCACGAAGGGCTGATCCGCCGGGTGCGGGCCGCCGGGGCGCGCGTCAAGCTGATCGGGGACGGGGACGTGGTGGCGAGCCTCGCGGTGGGCGTGCGCGGGACGGGCGTCCACGCGCTGATGGGGTCGGGCGGCGCGCCGGAAGGGGTGCTGTCGGCGGCGGCGATGAAGTGCCTCGGTGCTGAGATCCAGGGCCGCTTCATCGCGGAGGACGACGCGATGCGCGAACGCTTCCAGGCGATGGGCGTGGACGAGAACCGGGTGTACAAGACGGACGAACTCGCCTCCGGCAGCCAGATCGTCTTCAGCGCGACCGGGATCACCTACGGTGAACTGCTGAACGGCGTGCGGCGCTTCGGCGGCGGCGCCCGGACGCACACGCTGGTGATGGGCTATGCCAGCCGCGTGGTGCGCTTCATCGACACCGTTCACCTGGAAAAAGAGGGCGCGCGCGTCACCATCCGGGTCTGA
- a CDS encoding response regulator: MTTILIVEDEPRLAEILEEYLRREGFHTERAASGPRALELWRAARPALMLLDLMLPGLDGLEVARRVRAESELPIIMLTARDEEVDRLVGLGIGADDYVVKPYSPREVVARVKAVLRRAGGNASPPSTLHAGPLRVDTASYEADLAGRPLDLTAGEVRLLALLAREPGVVRTRAELLAALGALDRGTDERTVDAHIKNLRRKFGARGELLDTVRGVGYRLKVS; encoded by the coding sequence ATGACCACCATCCTGATCGTCGAGGACGAACCGCGCCTGGCGGAGATTCTGGAGGAGTACCTGCGGCGCGAGGGCTTTCACACCGAACGGGCGGCCAGCGGTCCCCGCGCCCTGGAACTGTGGCGGGCCGCCCGCCCGGCCCTGATGCTGCTGGACCTGATGCTGCCCGGCCTGGACGGTCTGGAAGTGGCCCGCCGCGTCCGCGCCGAGTCCGAGCTGCCGATCATCATGCTCACCGCCCGCGACGAGGAGGTGGACCGGCTGGTGGGCCTCGGGATCGGCGCCGACGATTACGTGGTGAAGCCCTACAGCCCGCGTGAGGTCGTGGCGCGCGTGAAGGCCGTGCTGCGCCGCGCCGGGGGGAACGCCAGCCCGCCTTCCACCCTGCACGCGGGGCCGCTGCGGGTGGACACCGCCAGCTACGAGGCGGACCTGGCCGGGCGTCCCCTGGACCTGACGGCGGGAGAGGTCCGGCTGCTGGCCCTGCTGGCCCGCGAGCCGGGGGTGGTCCGCACCCGCGCGGAACTGCTGGCGGCGCTGGGCGCGCTGGACCGCGGCACCGACGAACGCACGGTGGACGCCCACATCAAGAACCTGCGGCGCAAGTTCGGCGCGCGGGGCGAGTTGCTGGACACCGTGCGCGGCGTGGGCTACCGCCTGAAGGTGTCATGA
- a CDS encoding acetyl-CoA C-acetyltransferase, whose amino-acid sequence METLVITAARRTPIGTFMGSLSDVSAADLGVAAAKAVLDGVQQDDVADVIVGNVLQAGQGMNVARQVALKAGLADHVPGLTVNRVCGSGLQAVISAVQGLRAGDGKLYLAGGTESMSRAPYLLPGARKGYRLGNAEVLDSMLVDGLTDVFNDYHMGMTAENIAAQWNLTREEQDAFALESQQRAARAIESGHFRDEIVPVEVPGKKGPTVFDRDEHPRATSPEALAKLRPAFKKDGTVTAGNASGLNDGAAMLTVTTEEYARANGLPVLAEIASYAAIGVDPKIMGIGPAKAVPIALKKAGMSVADVDLLELNEAFAAQSLAVVRDLGADPAKVNVTGGAIALGHPIGASGARVLVTLIHALRREGKETGVASLCIGGGMGIAMVVRAR is encoded by the coding sequence ATGGAAACTCTGGTCATCACGGCGGCGCGGCGCACGCCGATCGGCACCTTCATGGGCAGTCTCTCGGACGTGAGCGCGGCTGACCTGGGCGTGGCAGCGGCGAAGGCCGTTCTGGATGGCGTGCAGCAGGACGATGTGGCCGACGTGATCGTGGGGAACGTCCTTCAGGCGGGCCAGGGGATGAACGTCGCGCGGCAGGTCGCCCTCAAGGCCGGGCTGGCGGACCACGTGCCGGGCCTGACGGTGAACCGGGTGTGCGGCTCGGGCCTCCAGGCGGTCATCAGCGCCGTGCAGGGATTGCGGGCGGGGGACGGCAAGCTCTACCTGGCGGGCGGCACCGAGAGCATGAGCCGCGCACCCTACCTGCTGCCCGGCGCACGCAAGGGCTACCGCCTGGGGAACGCCGAGGTGCTGGACTCAATGCTGGTAGACGGCCTGACGGACGTGTTCAACGACTACCACATGGGCATGACCGCCGAGAACATCGCCGCGCAGTGGAACCTCACGCGCGAGGAGCAGGACGCCTTCGCGCTCGAAAGCCAGCAGCGGGCGGCGCGGGCCATCGAGAGCGGGCACTTCCGGGACGAGATCGTGCCGGTGGAGGTGCCGGGCAAAAAGGGGCCGACCGTCTTCGACCGGGACGAACACCCGCGCGCCACCAGCCCGGAAGCCCTCGCCAAGTTGCGGCCCGCCTTCAAGAAGGACGGCACCGTGACCGCCGGGAACGCCAGCGGCCTGAACGACGGGGCGGCGATGCTGACCGTGACCACCGAAGAGTACGCGCGGGCGAACGGCCTGCCCGTCCTGGCCGAAATCGCCAGTTACGCGGCCATCGGCGTGGACCCGAAGATCATGGGCATCGGTCCGGCAAAGGCGGTGCCGATTGCGCTGAAAAAGGCAGGCATGTCCGTGGCGGACGTGGACCTGCTGGAGCTGAACGAGGCCTTCGCCGCGCAGAGCCTCGCCGTGGTGCGCGATCTGGGCGCGGACCCCGCCAAAGTGAACGTGACGGGGGGTGCGATTGCGCTGGGGCATCCCATCGGGGCGAGCGGCGCGCGGGTGCTGGTCACGCTGATCCATGCCCTGCGCCGCGAGGGCAAGGAGACGGGCGTCGCCAGCCTGTGCATCGGCGGCGGGATGGGGATTGCGATGGTGGTTCGGGCACGGTGA